ATGGATAAATTCAAAGAGCTGTGGACCTCGAAAGGAAACTTCGAGGCTGATGTCAAGGCCGTTCTCGGCATCGATATCGATTCGCTGCAGGAGCAATGGCTGACTACAATAAAACAGGCGGTTGCTCAATCAAAGCAAAGCAATGGGTAAAATATAACCTGCCCGGCGGGGGAATGGATATGGCCGATAACAAATGGAAAACAGCTATTACCGATGCCACCAGGGAAAACATACGGGTACGCGGTTACTCCGTCACGGCTATGATGGAGAAACTGTCCTTTGCCGAAGCAGTATTTCTGGTTCTCAGGGGTGAGTTACCGTCGAAAGCCGAAGCTGTGATGATGAATGCTATCCTGGTCGCCACCGTAGATCACGGCCCCACGCCCCCATCGGTGCTGGCCGCTCGCACCTCCATGTCGGGCGGCAACCCTCTGAACGCCGCGATTGCTGCCGGTGTACTTGCGATAGGCGACACTCACGGTGGCGCTATCGAACAGGCTGCCCGGATTTTGCAGGAGTGGGCGCAAAAAGGGTTGGAAAGCATTGAAGCCGCGAATCAGCTTGTCTCATGGCTCGAGGAAAACAAAAAGCGCATGCCCGGCTTTGGGCATCAACTCCATGAGCGCGACCCTCGCACAACGAAGTTATTCGAACTGGCGACAACACAGGGCGTAAAAGGCAATCACGTTGAACTATGCCTTGCTGTCGAAAAGGTTCTGGCGGAGAGGACCGGCCGCGCTTTACCGATAAATATCAACGGTGCCGTTGCGGCGGTTATCTCCGATATGGGCTTCGACTGGCGTCTGGGAAAGGGGCTGTTCGTCATCTCCAGAGTCCCCGGGCTTGTCGCGCACGCCTACGAGGAGATGACGCGCGAAAAACCGATGCGCAAACTCGGCCCCACCCCTTTCGAATACGATGGTCCCAAAGAGAGAGATATCTGAAAAGGGTTTTCGTCCGCCCGGTCGTTGCCGGAAAATCCTTGTTATATCTTCAAGCCCGTCGTATTTTGCCCACCATGGATATAGTCAAAGGCAAAATCGATCAAGCAATCAAGATCCTTGGTGAACTTGAGCTTGACTGCTGGCTGGTTTTCGTCAGAGAAACCGAAATGGCCTCCGATCCGGTCATGCCTCTGGTGGTCGATCACAGCGTCGTGTGGGAGTCGTTTTTTATCTATACCCGCCACGGCGACGCCATAGCGCTGGTAGGTAATTTCGACGAAGAGGATTTCAAAAAGTCCGGTCATTTCACCGAAGTTCTCTCCTATACCGAAGGCGTCAGCCAGGATTTTCGAAAAATTCTCAACCGGCTCGATCCCGCCCAGATCGCCATCAACTACTCCGTCAACGACTGCGCCGCCGATGGTCTCTCTCACGGTATGTATCTGCAACTCGAGGGCTATCTCAACAAAACCCCATATATCGAGCGGCTGATATCCGCCGAGCCAATCATCGCGCGCCTGCGTAGCCGTAAACTACCGTCGGAAATAAAACTTCTGAAAAAGGCCGCCGAGGTGGCCGACGAAGTCTGGCATAATGCCGTGAAGAAGATCCATTCCGGCATGAGCGAAATCGAAATCGCGGCGCTGATCGATGACTTGATTGACAAAACAGGCAATGCCCGTTCGTTTGTGACCATCGTGAACGCCGGTGACAAAACTCGCCCCGGTCACTCCAGGCCCACCGGAGCCAAACTGGCGGGCGGTGATTTGCTGCACGTCGATTTCGGAGTTAAGCACCAGGACTACTGCTCTGATATACAACGCCTGCTTTATGTTAAACGTCCCGGAGAATCCACACCACCGGCGGAACTGCTCGAAGCGTTCCAGATGGTCAATGAAATCATCACCGAGACGGCAACAATGTGCAGGCCGGGTGCAAAGGGTTTTGAGATCGATGCCCGCGCCAGAGAGATGCTCGAGCAGAACGGCTATGCCGTCTACGAACACGCCCTTGGACATCAACTCGGGCGCAGTGTTCACGATGGTGGAGCGATAATCGGGCCGAAATGGGAGCGATACGGCCTTACACCGACAATCCCTCTTGAAGAGAACAATGTTTTTACACTGGAACTCGAAATAATCCTGCCCGGTATCGGCTGTGTCGGTCTGGAAGAAGACGTAAAAGTTACGGAGAACGGCGCTGTATTCCTCAGCCCCAGACAAATGGAGCTTGCTGTCAAATGAGACGAAAACTTCTCTTGATCATCTGCATCGTGATTGTCGGTTGCTTGGCGTTCGGTTGCGCCCCTAAGCCAATAGTGGAAGAACAACCGACCGTTTGTCTGGCCCGCGACCTCGGTGTCGATGTTAACACTCAGACAATGGATGTCCACTGGAAGACAGACTGCGCCAGCTTGATAAGCGGATTTAATATTTATATCAGTGACACCCCCCTCAATGACAAATACCCCGGCGCCGATCTCCCGGCAATGGTAAAGCCCTTCAATCCGGCTCCATATCCCGGTGATACTAATCCCGATGACGCTGTTGAACACTTTATCGCCGATGGGCTTCAGGACGGCAAGAAATACTATGTTTCGGTTCGAGTGGTTATGCCAGATGGAACGGTGTCCAAACCATCCAACGAGGTTGTGGCTGTCTGCGGCCCAAGCGGTGAGATGGAACTGAGCATCAGATACAAATCCGACCACGATGGTTTTGCGTTCAGTCTCAACGATTATGTGCGCGCCGATGACCTCAATAACGACCTGTATTACTTTTCCAAAGACGGCAAAGACTACCTTAACTCACCGGTTAAGCTTGATGGTTTTCTGAAGGCTAATCGCCTTCGCAGACTACCCTTCAGGGGAGACTTCAACGATGTCAGGGAGATGCTCAACGGTATAACATCAGAGTCGAATGAAGATCGCCTGGAGGTGAGCAAAGGGGATTGGATTCATTTGCAGACGCCGACCGGGGAGAACGCCGTTATCCGGGTTTTAGGGTTTAGCGGTGAGGGTTCAGACCGTAAAATTAGACTATTTTACGCTTTTAGTCCATATTCGCAGGAAATTCTATTCTGATCAACCGGATCACGCGCCACCTGTAACGTTTTGCTCAACAAGCGATTATAGCTTGACAAAAAGGGGTTTGGTATTATCTTGAGGACAGCACTTTGAACGAAAATACTTCCTCAACGTCTGTATTTCGGGAAATAGATAACCGCCTCCGAATTTGTAGGGTTAAAACCGCCGGTGTTATTTTGTAAAAACGTAAGAATCAAAGGACTCTTGATGAGAACAGTTGGATGGTCTCTGTTCTGTCTCGCTACTGTTTTTGTCCTGGCGGCTTCAACTTTTGCTTCTGGAATAAATGACCAACCCGAAGGTCCGGTTCCGGGTCGATTTATTGTAAAACTTGCTGAGGGCAGGATCCCGGCAGCTATCGCTGCGGCGCAGGATGATCACGGGAAATTCCGTAAGGCGTTCAGGATGATACCGGATCAGAAACTTGTCGATGGAAACAAGTGGGACAGGTATTACGTTTTTCAATCGGACGACCCCGGCACTACCGCCGACGAGGTGCTAAAGAAGTTCGGCAGGGACAACGTTGAATACATAGAGCCGGACTATTACGTTCAGTTTCTTGAATTCCCTCAGGACTCACTTTTTTCCAATCAGTGGTATCTATATAACACCGGGCAGGAGTATCTCGGCATCGAGAGAGTGATTGGCGACGCCAACGATCTGCTGGTCTACAAAACCGGGACTCCTGATGTGGATGTCAGGCTCGTTGAATACTACACCAATACCCCGACCGACAAAACCGAGGTGGTCGTCGCCATAGTTGATACCGGGGTTGATTCAAAGCATCCGGAGCTTCAAGGGAAATTCTGGCAAAATCCTGACGAGATCCCCGATAATGGCATCGACGATGACCACAACGGGTATGTCGATGACGTGATTGGTTTCGATATCACCGGAGACTACGAGACTCCCCTTGAGCCCATTGGCGACAACGACCCCAACGACCTTATCGGCCATGGCACGCACATCGCTGGCATCGTAGCCGCCAGCGCCGACACCAGGGGCATTGCCGGAATTGCTCCCAACGCCAGGATAATGGCAATAAGTATTAACCCCAACACCACGACGAGTGCCGCTACCGAAGGTATTCTCTATGCGGTCAATTCGGGCGCGAGAATTATTAACGCGAGCTGGGGCACGATCTTCGAGTCATCCATGCTCCGCGAGGCCCTCGAATTTGCCCGCCTCAATAACGTTTTTGTCAGCATCGCCGCCGGCAATAGCGGCGACAACACTCGCGATTATCCGGCGGCGTATGACTCGTCGTTCGTGGTTACCGCGGGTGATTCCGATGGCTTCCTTACCCCATTCGCCACCTGGGGAGCGCACATCGATATCGTAGCCCCCGGATTGGATATTCTCTCGCTTCGCGCCGACGGTACGGATATGTATAGCTCCGTTGAACCGGGTGTGCGAATAATCGGTGATGACTCCCTGTATTATCTCTCCGATGGTTCATCCATGTCCGCTCCTATGGCCTGTGGAGCGGCCGCGCTGGTGCTCGCGAAAAGCCCCGGTCTTACGGTCGCCGAATTGGAAAATATTCTCCTTGAATCAGCAACGGACATGCTCGACCCCTTCAATACTGGCGATAATCTGGTCGGCCCGGACACGTTTTCGGGGCACGGCTATCTGAATATCGATGCTGCCCTGGCGTCGCTTGTCCCCGGTACTATCGCAATAACGCAACCCGAGCGTTGGCAGAGATATACCACGGCGCTGGAAATCAAAGGAGCCGCCGTCAACAGTTATTCTGGCCCCTGGTATCTGGAGTATTCGGTGGGGTTCGACGAATATGATTGGCAACCCCTCGCCGACGGGTCCACACTACCGGCGGATTCGGTCCTGTACGTTTTTGA
The sequence above is drawn from the Candidatus Zixiibacteriota bacterium genome and encodes:
- a CDS encoding Xaa-Pro peptidase family protein, coding for MLYLQARRILPTMDIVKGKIDQAIKILGELELDCWLVFVRETEMASDPVMPLVVDHSVVWESFFIYTRHGDAIALVGNFDEEDFKKSGHFTEVLSYTEGVSQDFRKILNRLDPAQIAINYSVNDCAADGLSHGMYLQLEGYLNKTPYIERLISAEPIIARLRSRKLPSEIKLLKKAAEVADEVWHNAVKKIHSGMSEIEIAALIDDLIDKTGNARSFVTIVNAGDKTRPGHSRPTGAKLAGGDLLHVDFGVKHQDYCSDIQRLLYVKRPGESTPPAELLEAFQMVNEIITETATMCRPGAKGFEIDARAREMLEQNGYAVYEHALGHQLGRSVHDGGAIIGPKWERYGLTPTIPLEENNVFTLELEIILPGIGCVGLEEDVKVTENGAVFLSPRQMELAVK
- a CDS encoding citryl-CoA lyase, translated to MADNKWKTAITDATRENIRVRGYSVTAMMEKLSFAEAVFLVLRGELPSKAEAVMMNAILVATVDHGPTPPSVLAARTSMSGGNPLNAAIAAGVLAIGDTHGGAIEQAARILQEWAQKGLESIEAANQLVSWLEENKKRMPGFGHQLHERDPRTTKLFELATTQGVKGNHVELCLAVEKVLAERTGRALPININGAVAAVISDMGFDWRLGKGLFVISRVPGLVAHAYEEMTREKPMRKLGPTPFEYDGPKERDI